A genomic stretch from Malus domestica chromosome 15, GDT2T_hap1 includes:
- the LOC114821749 gene encoding transcription factor bHLH96, with the protein MTLEAVVYPQEYPFSFGCKDFYSFNGGGSWGSDFISQDQQGNNEYWDYCSSSPSLLQNVKDWDPNSSPEACTVDQSCPSGQHLSAMEAPPQLATTSRRKRRRTKSSKNKEEIENQRMTHIVVERNRRKQMNEYLAVLRSLMPQSYAPRGDQASIVGGAINFVKELEQLFQSMNSNKRSKQQPLADFFTFPQFSTRATQNNNSAGVQANESNTTQCNNNQWAAADIEVTMVDNHANLKILSKKRPRQLLKMVAGFQSLRLSVLHLNVTTADEMVLYSVSVKIEEGCPLNTVDEIAAAVNQMLRTIQEAAFS; encoded by the exons ATGACATTAGAAGCTGTGGTTTACCCACAAGAGTACCCATTTAGCTTTGGTTGCAAAGACTTCTACTCTTTTAATGGGGGTGGTTCTTGGGGCAGTGACTTCATCTCACAAGACCAGCAAGGCAACAATGAATATTGGGACTACTGTTCATCATCTCCTTCACTTTTGCAAAATGTGAAAGATTGGGATCCTAACTCCTCACCTGAGGCCTGCACAGTTGATCAATCTTGCCCATCAGGACAACACCTCTCTGCCATGGAAGCACCGCCGCAACTAGCAACAACAAGTCGGCGCAAACGGCGTCGTACCAAGAGCAGCAAGAACAAGGAGGAAATTGAGAACCAGAGGATGACGCACATTGTTGTGGAGCGCAACAGGCGCAAACAAATGAATGAGTACCTTGCTGTCCTCAGATCATTGATGCCACAATCTTATGCTCCAAGG GGGGACCAAGCATCAATTGTTGGGGGTGCCATAAACTTTGTGAAGGAGCTAGAGCAGCTTTTTCAGTCCATGAACAGCAACAAGAGGAGCAAGCAACAGCCTTTGGCTGACTTCTTCACCTTCCCACAATTTTCAACTCGTGCAACACAGAATAACAACTCAGCTGGGGTCCAAGCAAATGAGTCGAATACGACTCAGTGTAACAACAACCAGTGGGCAGCAGCAGACATAGAAGTGACCATGGTGGACAACCATGCCAACCTTAAGATACTGTCCAAGAAAAGGCCTAGACAGCTATTGAAGATGGTGGCTGGATTTCAAAGCCTTAGGCTCAGTGTTCTTCACCTTAATGTCACCACAGCTGATGAAATGGTCCTCTACTCGGTTAGcgttaag ATTGAAGAAGGCTGCCCGTTAAATACAGTGGATGAAATAGCAGCAGCTGTTAATCAAATGCTCCGCACAATTCAAGAAGCTGCCTTTAGCTGA
- the LOC114821798 gene encoding RING-H2 finger protein ATL54-like: MNFLNNTPSLMAVIKHRKLFPSAPISTNQTECPYFCGPDCTYECYPYADYYTPPPPPIPVNDQSNQNIHISPYVVLFVSLLASFFLLIGYYLIVVKSCTSWYSHRSNGSSPSQSSGTDQELLADQVDHPIWFISTIGLQQSIINSISVCKYRKDEGLIEGTECSVCLTEFQEDDTIRLLPKCNHAFHIPCIDTWLRSHTNCPLCRANIVSETVISASSDTNGESQMENAESEGEIGANNQVGYQEDFENRAGVDDEGEDHQFDHENIPKREINSKGNWILERRSISIISSLAPKKLVIKLQNAEKFHSDLARKRHRPIRQFLHISPVLMKRSLRRKWSKISVVPL; the protein is encoded by the coding sequence ATGAATTTCCTCAATAATACACCCTCTTTAATGGCAGTCATCAAACACAGAAAGCTCTTCCCATCTGCACCAATTTCCACAAACCAAACTGAATGTCCTTACTTTTGCGGCCCCGATTGCACGTACGAATGTTACCCTTATGCCGATTATTatacaccaccaccaccaccaattcCGGTTAACGATCAAAGCAACCAAAACATCCATATCTCACCTTATGTGGTGCTCTTTGTCTCTTTGCTAGccagtttttttcttcttattggGTACTATCTTATTGTGGTAAAGTCTTGCACAAGTTGGTACAGTCACAGAAGTAATGGATCTTCGCCCTCTCAATCTAGCGGCACGGATCAAGAGTTACTTGCAGATCAAGTAGACCATCCGATCTGGTTCATCTCCACAATTGGTTTACAACAGTCGATCATAAATTCAATTTCAGTTTGTAAGTACAGGAAAGACGAGGGCTTGATCGAAGGTACCGAATGTTCGGTTTGTTTGACTGAGTTTCAAGAAGATGACACTATAAGGCTATTGCCAAAGTGCAATCATGCTTTTCACATTCCTTGTATAGACACTTGGTTGAGGTCTCACACGAATTGCCCGCTATGCCGCGCTAATATTGTGAGCGAGACTGTGATCAGTGCTTCCTCAGACACAAATGGAGAATCCCAGATGGAGAACGCTGAGAGTGAAGGTGAAATTGGTGCAAATAATCAAGTGGGATATCAAGAGGATTTCGAAAACAGAGCTGGGGTGGATGATGAAGGAGAAGACCACCAATTTGATCATGAAAATATACCAAAACGGGaaataaattccaaaggaaattGGATTCTTGAAAGAAGGTCCATTTCAATTATTTCCTCATTGGCTCCAAAAAAGTTAGTCATCAAACTGCAGAATGCTGAGAAATTCCATTCGGACCTTGCTCGAAAGCGTCATCGTCCGATTAGGCAATTTCTACATATAAGCCCTGTTTTGATGAAAAGGTCTTTGAGACGTAAGTGGAGCAAAATTTCAGTTGTTCCTctgtaa